The Rhineura floridana isolate rRhiFlo1 chromosome 15, rRhiFlo1.hap2, whole genome shotgun sequence genome window below encodes:
- the RELB gene encoding transcription factor RelB: MVCLLEKLIPLLPPLSFFLSEIIDELIKEDGFGEGPMLLPARGSLNGLAKVMPRYSNVASPPRMKRLAEPVGMSPMQPYAPSCLTASCTPQDPSASHLSRNLNNLTLRPQLVPRGTPLPLLPRGRCSDASWPPPAPSLHPMMPQEPLDDILREPPKLVITEQPKQRGMRFRYQCEGRSAGSILGEGSTESNKTLPAIELQNFAGIMEVKVTACLVWKDWPHRIHPHSLVGKDCNSGLCEVTLKPRVNPKHSFNNLGIQCVKKKDIEESIEKKLKLGIDPFKAGSLKNHQEVDMNVVRICFQASYQDCMGKTRHLSPVLSEPIYDKKSTNTSELKIYRMNKEYGSCTGGEELYLLCDKVQKEDISIIFQKEKWEGKADFSQADVHRQIAIVFKTPPYQHLDIVEPVEVEVYLRRLTDSVSSDPFSFTYLPKDNDTYRVNKKRKQGMPDVLEELSGPDPHGIEAKRKRKKPGYMDHFNLTPSTAGSLSGSEDRNILSNLEHITVPDLFEDYSVVQDFSPYNGPTLSDILLPPTMNFPDTAEHEFLLDAYSLHSGISAPFMLSGDGEPEGTASLVGSSMFPSQYKEAEAWLEMETKLKSADAAAAL; encoded by the exons ATGGTTTGTCTGTTGGAG AAGctaatccccctcctcccccctctctcattcTTCCTTTCAGAAATCATTGATGAGCTAATTAAGGAAGATGGCTTTGGAGAGGGCCCCATGTTACTTCCCGCCAGGGGCTCTCTTAATGGGCTGGCCAAGGTGATGCCAAGATACTCTAACGTAGCATCACCACCCAGGATGAAGAGACTAGCTGAGCCTGTGGGGATGAGTCCTATGCAGCCCTATGCCCCCTCCTGCCTCACAGCCTCTTGCACTCCACAAGACCCTTCAGCATCTCACCTCTCTCGGAACCTTAACAACTTGACGCTAAGGCCCCAGTTGGTCCCAAGGGGGACGCCTCTCCCTTTGCTGCCCAGGGGCAGATGCTCTGATGCTTCTTGGCCCCCTCCCGCCCCTTCCCTGCATCCCATGATGCCCCAGGAGCCACTGGATGACATCCTCCGGGAGCCACCCAAGCTTGTGATCACAGAGCAGCCCAAGCAGAGAGGGATGCGCTTCCGTTACCAGTGCGAAGGCAGGTCAGCAGGGAGCATCTTGGGCGAAGGCAGCACCGAAAGCAACAAAACCCTGCCAGCCATTGAG CTGCAGAACTTTGCAGGAATCATGGAAGTGAAGGTGACGGCATGCTTGGTATGGAAAGACTGGCCTCACCGCATCCACCCTCATAGTCTGGTGGGGAAAGACTGCAACAGTGGTCTCTGTGAAGTGACACTGAAGCCCCGAGTCAACCCCAAGCACAG TTTTAACAACCTCGGGATCCAGTGTGTGAAGAAAAAGGACATAGAAGAGTCCATAGAGAAAAAGCTAAAACTCGGAATTGATCCTTTCAAAG CTGGCTCACTGAAAAATCACCAGGAGGTTGACATGAATGTGGTCAGGATTTGCTTTCAAGCCTCATACCAGGATTGCATGGGGAAGACACGGCACCTCAGCCCTGTCCTTTCAGAACCCATCTATGACAAGA AATCCACAAACACGTCAGAGCTGAAAATCTACCGGATGAACAAGGAGTACGGCAGCTGCACGGGAGGAGAGGAGCTCTATCTGCTGTGTGATAAGGTCCAGAAAG AAGACATTTCCATCATCTTTCAAAAGGAGAAGTGGGAGGGCAAAGCGGACTTTTCGCAGGCTGATGTCCACCGCCAGATTGCCATTGTGTTCAAGACGCCACCGTACCAGCACCTTGATATTGTGGAGCCGGTGGAGGTGGAGGTGTACCTGCGGCGCTTGACGGATAGTGTCTCCAGTGACCCCTTCAGCTTCACCTACCTGCCCAAGGACAATG ATACATACCGGGTCAACAAAAAGAGAAAGCAAGGCATGCCTGATGTCCTAGAGGAGCTCTCCGGCCCAG ACCCTCACGGGATTGAAgccaaaagaaagagaaagaagccaGGGTACATGGACCATTTCAACTTGACTCCATCCACAG CTGGTTCCCTGAGCGGTTCAGAAGACAGGAACATCCTGAGCAACCTGGAGCATATCACCGTGCCAGACCTGTTTGAGGACTACAGCGTGGTCCAAGACTTCTCTCCCTACAATGGCCCCACCTTGAGCGACATCCTGCTGCCACCCACCATGAACTTTCCAGATACTGCAGAACACGAGTTTCTGCTAGATGCTTACTCGCTTCACTCAGGCATCTCTGCCCCCTTCATGCTCTCAGGAGATGGTGAGCCGGAAGGCACAGCCAGCTTAGTGGGGAGCAGCATGTTCCCCAGCCAGTACAAGGAGGCTGAAGCCTGGCTAGAAATGGAGACCAAGCTGAAGTCAGCAGATGCCGCTGCAGCCTTGTGA